DNA from Gramella sp. MAR_2010_147:
ACTATCTAGAGATCTTTCAAATTTTAGATTTTCTTCTGAAAAATAACGTACCATATAGGTAGTTCCAAGTGCTTCCCCAGAGTAGTCATGACTATTAACAGCAGTATCTGAATTACATGATATTAAAACCACAGAAGCAAAAAATAAAAAAATAGATCTTTTCATAACTAAAATTCCTTCCAACCAGAATAATTTACAATATAATCTTCATCACTGGTAATGGGTTTATCATAATCTGCTGAATTGGCCAGTCCTACTCCAGCGTAAAATGTACGTGCATTAAATTTTTCAGCATGTTCTTTAATATCCTTCATAAAGGCAGGATCAAAAGCAGCTGGATCATCGGGATATAATATCGCCCTAACAATTACAAAATGCAGCTTGGTATCCTTCAAAGCGACAAACTGCGGGTTTCTTTTTAACTTGCTATTCACCCCCAGAAATTCATAACCGTTATCTTCAAGATCTTTCCCCACGATATTCATTGCGAGATTATGCAATTCCTGTTCATCTAATTTTGGCATAAGCTAAATATAAAGATTTGCTGAATGAAAAAAGGTTTTCGTCAAGCTGAAGTTGTTTCAGCTTCTTAAGCTAATATTTATGAGATCCTGAAACCAGTTCAGGATGACTCATCATAAATACTGAAAAAAAATAATTAAATAAAAAATCCCGCCGAAGCGGGATTGTAATTATTATCCTCCAAAGTCATCAAATCTGATATTCTCTGGTGGTATCCCGAAATCCTCACCCATTTTCTGAACTGCTTTGTTCATCAATGGAGGTCCACAGAAATATAATTCAATTTCTTCCGGTTCTTCGTGATGTGATAAATAGTTATCTATTACCACCTGGTGAATAAATCCTACAAATCCATCACCTTCATCATCAAGACTGGATTTTACTTTCCAGTTATCTTCTTCAGCTGGCTCAGAAAGGGCCAGGTAAAATTTAAAGTTCGGGAAGTCTCTTTCTAAAGCTCTAAAGTGTTCAGAATAGAATAATTCACGCTTAGATCTACCACCGTACCAGTAAGTTACTTTTCTACCGGTTTTAAGTGTTCTGAATAAATGATATAAGTGTGATCTCATTGGTGCCATTCCAGCTCCACCACCTACGTATAGCATTTCAGCATCACTCTCATTAATGAAGAACTCACCATAAGGTCCTGAAATAACTACTTTATCTCCTTTTTTCAGGCTGAAGATATAAGAAGACGCAACACCAGGATTAACATCCATCCACCCATCTTTTGCTCTATCAAAAGGCGGAGTTGCAATACGTACATTCAACATGATCTCACGACCTTCTGCAGGGTAAGAAGCCATAGAATAAGCTCTTTCCACTACTTCAGGGTTTTTCATAACCAGTGGCCATAATTTGAATTTATCCCACTCAGCCTTAAATTTATCCGGAGTTTCATGCTCTTCAGGGTGAGCAGTAATATCCATATCTTCAAACTTCACTTCCGTTTTAGGAATTTCAATTTGAATATAACCACCGGCCTTGTAGTCCATCACTTCAGGAATTTCAACAACAAATTCCTTAATAAATGAGGCAACGTTATAATTTCTAACAACGGTAGCATCCCATTTCTTAATTCCGAATACTTCTTCAGGAATGGTAATTTTCATATCCTGCTTTACCTTCACCTGGCAACCAAGTCTCCAGCCGTCTGCAATCTCTTTTCTGGTAAAATGCGGCTCTTCGGTAGGAAGAATTGCACCACCACCGTCCTGTACGATACACTTACACTGGATACAGGTTCCACCTCCACCACAGGCAGAAGGAAGAAATAATTTATTATCTCCAAGAGTTGAAAGCAAAGTTCCACCAGAACCTACTTCGATATCTTTTTCATTATTAACATTGATAGTTACCGGACCGGATGGGGTCAGTTTTGCCTTGGCTCCCAAAAGGATGGATACCAATAACAATATCAGTACTAAAAAAACTACTACACTCGCTATTATAACTGTCATAATCTTTCTTTTCGATTATAATTTAATTCCCATGAAACTCATAAAACCTAATGCCATTAATCCGGTAATGATAAAAGTAATACCAAGACCTTTTAATGGAGCAGGCACATTTGAGTATGCAATTTTTTCTCTAATGGCCGCAATCGCTAGAATTGCAAGGAACCATCCAATACCACTTCCCAAACCGTAAGTTACCGCTTCAGAAATACCACCAAAATCTTTTTGCTGCATAAACAATGACCCACCAAGGATCGCACAGTTTACCGCAATAAGAGGGAGGAAAATACCTAAAGCACCGTAAAGTGCAGGAGCGAATTTCTCAACGATCATTTCTACCAGCTGCACCATAGATGCGATTACCGCAATAAACATGATAAAGCTCAGGAAGCTAAGATCTACGTTCGCATATTCAGCACCTAACCAGCTAAGGGCTCCGGGCTTCAAAAGGTAATTGTCAAGTAAAAAGTTAATTGGTACAGTAACTACCAATACAAATATTACTGCAGCACCTAAACCAACAGCTGTCTTTACAGTTTTTGATACCGCCAGGTAGGAACACATTCCCAGGAAGTAGGCGAATATCATATTTTCAATGAAAATACTTCTTACAAATAGATTAACTAATTCCATTTTCTATACTTTTTTGCTGTTCAGCTATTAGTTTGCTTCAATTAATTTGCGGTTTCTTGCACGCTGCACCCAGATAATAACTCCCACTACGATAAGAGCCATTGGTGACAACAACATTAATCCGTTGTTCTCATAACCTAGAGCATAAAGACCGGTAGATTCAGCAAGTGTAGCTCCTTTGTGACCCAGCACTTCAAATCCGAATAATTTCCCGGAACCTAAAAGCTCTCTGAAAAATGCCACGATTATCAAAATCAATCCATATCCCGCTGCATTACCTATACCATCAAGGAAAGATTTGTAAACACCATTTCCAAGAGCAAAAGCCTCCAGACGTCCCATTACAATACAGTTGGTAATAATAAGACCAATAAATACAGAGAGCTGTTTACTTACATCATAAGCATAAGCCTTTAGAACCTGATCTACTAAAATTACCAGAGAGGCCACTACTACAAGCTGAACGATAATTCTAATTCGGCTTGGAATAAGGTTACGCAACATAGAAATGATCATGTTACTGAAAGCCATTACTGCCATTACAGCGATTGCCATAACAACTGCCGGTTCTAACTGTACCGTAATTGCCAGTGCAGAACAAATACCTAAAACCTGTACCGTAATTGGGTTATTATCATCCATAGGATCTGATAATAACTTTCTATTTCCTTTAGACAGAAAATGCTCTTTTTCTTCAGAATCTGAAAGAAAAAGGATCATCTCCTGTTTCTTCTCTTCCTCTTTAGCAGAGTTGAATTTTGTTTCTTTAGCCATAATTATTTTATTGCTACTTTAATATCTGTTTGCTTTTCGAAAAAAGGCAAATAACGCTTTAACCTTTCTGAGATCATATTAGATACTCCATCTCCGGTAATCGTTGCTCCAGAAATCGCATCTACTTTATTATCTTCCTTATCTGAAGCATCTATATTTCCTTTTACTACAGAAACACCTACCAGGTTGCCGCTATCGTCAAAGATCTTCTCTTCCTCAAATGATTTTTTGAACCATTCTTTAGTAATCTCAGCACCAAGACCAGGAGTTTCTCCAAGGTGATCAAAAGTTGCTCCTTTTATAGTATTTACATCATCTTTTAAAGATATGTAACCAAAGATCGCGTTCCATAATCCGTTACCTCTTAAAGGAAGTACATAATATTTCTTACCCTCAACTTCCGCGATGTAAAGCGGGAAAGTCTGCTCTTCTACCGGTTTCTTCAATTCTTTCGCTAAATCTACCTCAAAAGCATTCTTAGACTCGTCTACTTCACCATTCTGATCTAACGCAAGTTCTTCAACTATATACTGGTTGTATAATTTTTCAGCTCCCGGGCGATCTGTTTCAATTCCTACGGTCGCAAGAATATTTTGCATCTTTTCCTGACGCACGTTTTCACGTTGTGTTGGCTGCAAAGAAGTCGCTGTAAAAGCAAGTACCGAAGCTACCACCACCACAAGGATCACGGCGAACATAAATGTATAGCCGTTACTGTTTGTTTTATTTACTGATTTCTCTTCCATAACTAAACTGCTGTTTCTACCTGAGGATTAGCATTCTTAAGTCTTTTCTTTCTTCTGTTCACATTAGCCTGTACCACATAATGATCTATCGTTGGAGCGAATACATTCATTAATAGAATTCCCAACATCACTCCTTCAGGATAGGCCGGATTGAACACACGAATCATTACTGATAAGAACCCAACCAGGAATCCGTAGATCCATTTCCCCTTCATCGTCTGAGCTGCGGAAACAGGATCGGTTGCCATAAAAACAATACCAAAAGCAAGTCCACCAACTATCAAGTGTAAGTACCAAGGAAAGTTTGTTAATGCATTCCCTTCAAGTCCCATAGACGGAAGTGCATTAAATATAAGTCCCATAAGCGCAGCACCTATAAAGGCACTCAATATAATTCTCCAGCTACCTACTTTTGTCAGCACTAGAAGTAAGGCTCCCGCAAGAATACATATTACTGATGTCTCGGCAATAGATCCAGGAATCATCCCTGAGAACATATCCATAGCAGAATAAGAAACCTCATTCCCCGAAGCAAGACTACCTAAGATGGTTTCACCTGAAACCGCATCAACCTCGTAAGCATTACTAACCCATACCGAATTTCCAGACATGAAAGTAGGATACGCGAAAAAGGCAAAAGCACGAGCTGTAAGTGCAGGATTCAGAATATTCATTCCGGTTCCTCCAAAAGCTTCCTTACCAATAAGTACCGCAAATACTACTGACAAACCTACCATCCAAAGCGGAATATCTATAGGCATGATCATAGGAATAAGCAATCCGGTTACTAAATAACCCTCGTTAACTTCATGACCTCTGAATATCGCAAAGGCGAATTCAATACCTAAACCAACTCCGTATGAAACTGCGATCATAGGGATTATCTTTAGAGCTCCTTCCAAAAAGGCATCTATAAAGGGAACACCATCTGCATATTCTGGTAACTGATGTAGATACTGATATCCTCCATTCCACATTCCGAAGATAAGTGCCGGAACAAGAGCAAGCACCACAGTAATCATGGTTCTTTTAAGATCTACCGCATCACGAATGTGCGCTCCTTTTTTTGTTGTATGATTAGGAGTAAAAAGGAAAGTATCCAGCGCATTCACTGCTGGAGCATATTTTTCCAGTTTTTGTCCTTTGCTAAAAGGCTCCTTGATTTTATCTAATCTTTGTCTAATCCATTCCATAGTTCTTCAGCTTTTTAACCTACTTCGGTGATCATTAAATCCAGACCTAGTCTAATTACTTCCTGAATCTCGATTTTCGATGTATTTACATATTCAACCAATGCAAAATCTTCCGGAGCTACTTCGTAAATCCCCAGGTTTTCCATTTTTTCAATATCACCGGCCATACAAGCTTTGATAAGCTGCATAGGGTACACATCCATTGGCAGCACTTCTTCCATTTCTCCGGTTACTACAAGAGCACGCTCTTCACCATTAAGATTGGTGGTAGGCGTAAACTTTCTTTTTGGAAACAACCAGGATAAAGAAGTTTTTGAGTTAGAGTGAATATGATTATAGGTGAACGGCAACCAACCAAACATTCGGTAATTATCTCCTTCAGGAATCAATGTTACTTCATTCTCAAAAAATCCGAGATACTGGTTATTGGAAAGCTGAGTTCCGGTTAGCACGTCTCCAGATATTATTCGAACACTATCTGGAGCCTGACCAATCAGGTCTGAAACATTTGCTCCAATAACAGTTTGATAATATTTTCTGTCTTTTGCTTCACTTCCTGTTACGGCAACTGTACGATTTGCACGATACTCACCAGTTAGAAAAACATCACCGATAATAGCAACGTCTTCAACTCCAACAGTCCAGATACGTTCCCCTCTGTTAAGTGGATCTATCTTATGAATTTGAACACCCACATTTCCTGCAGGATGCTCTCCTTTTACATGATGCAATTCAACACCCTGAATATTTTTCAAATACTCAGCTGAACTATCATCTACTGAAAGATGAACTTTTCCCGGAGTTAATTTCTTCAAAGCATTAATACCTTCCTGAAAAGCCTCTACTTTATCTTTAATGATAAAACCTTTATCGGCTGCAAGAGGTGCCGTAGTTACGGCTGAAATAAAAATAGCTTTTGGAGTGTCTTTAGGATCGGCAACAATATCATAAGGTCGCTGATAGATAAAGGCACCACAACCGCTTTCAAGAATTCGCTCCTTTACATCTTTAGCATCAGCACTGGATGCATTCATTTTACCAAAATCACGGTAAGCATCATCAGCGTCTGCCTCGATAATCACTTCAAGGATCTTTCTCTTATCCCCTCTTTTGATTTCTTTAAGAATACCACTTACAGGTGTTGTAAAGCGAACTTGATCTGTATATTTTGAATAGAAAATCTCATCACCGGCAAGAAGTTTTGCTCCTTCTTTAACAACCATTTTAGGTACAACAGTGTGAAAATCTGGCGGTTTGATCGCGTAAGTCTTAGATCGTGGAGCCTTGACAAGCTCTTTATCCGCCTCCCCTTCTAATCGTAGAGATAATCCTCTTTTAATTCGAATGTCTTTTGACATAGGATGGAGTGTATGTTAAAATTTTTAGTTTAAAGTCGGGCAAATTTAAGAATTTTCACTCCATTTCTCCCAACAATTACAAGAATTTTACTTTCATCAACTGTTAAAATAAATTCACGGAAAAAGCTTATTTCTATTAACTTTGTTTATTATTATATTTTATGAAAGTTTTTCTATTCATCTTGTTTTTAACAGCAACTCCTATTACAGGCTTTTGCCAGATCGCTGAAGAGACCCCTCCCCCTACCTTTATAAGGACTATTATTTTTAAAGGTGACTCTGTTGAAAATACAGGAAATCCAATTATTAGATTTGGCAGTAAAATTAGCCTCCGTTTTGACGATATTATAGGTGATGAAGCTGATTATTACTACACTATAGAACATTATAATTTTGACTGGACTCCCAGCCAGCTTTCTAAGAATGAATATATGGAGGGCTTTGACGATGTTAGAATCACGCAGTATACAAACGCACTAAATACACTTCAACCTTTTACGCATTACGAATTATCTATACCTAACAATAATGTAAAACAGCTAAAGGTTTCTGGTAATTATCTTTTGAAAGTTTTCAATTCCAGCCGTGAGCTTCTATTCTCCAGGAAATTTATGGTATATGAACCCATAGCTCAGGTTAGTGCTGAAATTAAAAGATCAAGAGACCTCAACTTCATAGACGAGAAACAGGTAGTAAATTTCAGTGTGAATTCCCCCGATCTACTTTTAAAGAATCCCGATATGAATGTAAAAGTGAGTGTGATTCAAAATTTCAATCAAAAACTTGCTATTACCCATTTAAAACCTCAATACACCATTGCGAACGAACTTATTTATAGATACGATAGCGAATCTTCATTCTGGGGAGGTAATGAATTTCTGCAATTTGATAATAAAGAAATAAGAGTAACCACTTCAGATATTGCCAGTGTAGAATTAGGTGAGCTCTATCACCATTACCTTTTTCTGGATTTCACAAGGAAAAATGAACCCTACACCTATAATCCTGACATTAATGGAGGATTTGTAATTAGAAATATTCAGGCACAAAATTCAGATATCGAAGCAGAGTATGTCTGGATGCATTTTCGTTTGAAGAATTACGATATTATTGAAGGTGGTGAAATACATATGTATGGGGGATTCAATAATTTTGAATTAGACAAGAGCACGTTGATGACTTACAATGAAGAGACCGGTTATTACGAGGGAGCCAGACTTTTTAAACAGGGTTTTTACAATTATAAATATGTGCTTTTAAACAAAGACGGTAGTATTGATGACGGTTTTATAAGTGGAAATTTTGATGAGACCGAAAACACCTATACCATTATGGTATACTACAGCCCTCCAGGTGCCAGGTACGATAGGCTAATAGGTGTTGGATATGCTAATTCCCGAAATATTCGAAACTAATTATTATTTCCAATGTTGGAGAAAAACCTACCAAAGGATTCACTATACAAATATCGAGGAGAAACCTGCCTGAATTGTAAACTCCCACTTGAAAGAAGCGATCATTTTTGCCCTAATTGCGGACAAAAGAACAGCACCAGGAAATTAAATTTTAGCGATTTTATTGTGGAATTCTTTTCCGGTCTTTTTTCGTATGACTCACGACTGCAAAGAACCTTACGGGTGTTACTCTTCAAACCTGGTCAAATATCCAAAGACTATGTAATCGGAAAAAGAATGCGCTATGCAAATCCCTTCCGTTTCTACCTCAGCGCGTCTATCATATTCTTTCTTATTGCCGGAATATCTGAAAATTTCGATGGTGTTAACCTGGAGGAACAGGACGAAAATTTTCAAAACGAGATTGCTAAAATCCAGAAAGACACCTTATTACAATCTGAGCTTAATGAAATCCCGGCATTAAAAGAGAATAACATAAAGTTAGATTCACTAATACAAAATATTCCTGGGAAGGCAAAAGAACTTCGGGAATCCTATGAAGATGTATACGTCACCCAAAAAGAGCTGGATGACAAAAATTACGTTAATCGCAACACTACCAAGTTTACTATTTTTTATCGCTATTATAAAACCACAAGAGAGATCTCCCCGGAAGTGGCAATGACTGAACTTCAATATGAGCAAACCAACTGGAACTA
Protein-coding regions in this window:
- a CDS encoding Na(+)-translocating NADH-quinone reductase subunit F → MPKLDEQELHNLAMNIVGKDLEDNGYEFLGVNSKLKRNPQFVALKDTKLHFVIVRAILYPDDPAAFDPAFMKDIKEHAEKFNARTFYAGVGLANSADYDKPITSDEDYIVNYSGWKEF
- the nqrF gene encoding NADH:ubiquinone reductase (Na(+)-transporting) subunit F; the encoded protein is MTVIIASVVVFLVLILLLVSILLGAKAKLTPSGPVTINVNNEKDIEVGSGGTLLSTLGDNKLFLPSACGGGGTCIQCKCIVQDGGGAILPTEEPHFTRKEIADGWRLGCQVKVKQDMKITIPEEVFGIKKWDATVVRNYNVASFIKEFVVEIPEVMDYKAGGYIQIEIPKTEVKFEDMDITAHPEEHETPDKFKAEWDKFKLWPLVMKNPEVVERAYSMASYPAEGREIMLNVRIATPPFDRAKDGWMDVNPGVASSYIFSLKKGDKVVISGPYGEFFINESDAEMLYVGGGAGMAPMRSHLYHLFRTLKTGRKVTYWYGGRSKRELFYSEHFRALERDFPNFKFYLALSEPAEEDNWKVKSSLDDEGDGFVGFIHQVVIDNYLSHHEEPEEIELYFCGPPLMNKAVQKMGEDFGIPPENIRFDDFGG
- the nqrE gene encoding NADH:ubiquinone reductase (Na(+)-transporting) subunit E, encoding MELVNLFVRSIFIENMIFAYFLGMCSYLAVSKTVKTAVGLGAAVIFVLVVTVPINFLLDNYLLKPGALSWLGAEYANVDLSFLSFIMFIAVIASMVQLVEMIVEKFAPALYGALGIFLPLIAVNCAILGGSLFMQQKDFGGISEAVTYGLGSGIGWFLAILAIAAIREKIAYSNVPAPLKGLGITFIITGLMALGFMSFMGIKL
- a CDS encoding NADH:ubiquinone reductase (Na(+)-transporting) subunit D, coding for MAKETKFNSAKEEEKKQEMILFLSDSEEKEHFLSKGNRKLLSDPMDDNNPITVQVLGICSALAITVQLEPAVVMAIAVMAVMAFSNMIISMLRNLIPSRIRIIVQLVVVASLVILVDQVLKAYAYDVSKQLSVFIGLIITNCIVMGRLEAFALGNGVYKSFLDGIGNAAGYGLILIIVAFFRELLGSGKLFGFEVLGHKGATLAESTGLYALGYENNGLMLLSPMALIVVGVIIWVQRARNRKLIEAN
- a CDS encoding Na(+)-translocating NADH-quinone reductase subunit C — translated: MEEKSVNKTNSNGYTFMFAVILVVVVASVLAFTATSLQPTQRENVRQEKMQNILATVGIETDRPGAEKLYNQYIVEELALDQNGEVDESKNAFEVDLAKELKKPVEEQTFPLYIAEVEGKKYYVLPLRGNGLWNAIFGYISLKDDVNTIKGATFDHLGETPGLGAEITKEWFKKSFEEEKIFDDSGNLVGVSVVKGNIDASDKEDNKVDAISGATITGDGVSNMISERLKRYLPFFEKQTDIKVAIK
- a CDS encoding NADH:ubiquinone reductase (Na(+)-transporting) subunit B codes for the protein MEWIRQRLDKIKEPFSKGQKLEKYAPAVNALDTFLFTPNHTTKKGAHIRDAVDLKRTMITVVLALVPALIFGMWNGGYQYLHQLPEYADGVPFIDAFLEGALKIIPMIAVSYGVGLGIEFAFAIFRGHEVNEGYLVTGLLIPMIMPIDIPLWMVGLSVVFAVLIGKEAFGGTGMNILNPALTARAFAFFAYPTFMSGNSVWVSNAYEVDAVSGETILGSLASGNEVSYSAMDMFSGMIPGSIAETSVICILAGALLLVLTKVGSWRIILSAFIGAALMGLIFNALPSMGLEGNALTNFPWYLHLIVGGLAFGIVFMATDPVSAAQTMKGKWIYGFLVGFLSVMIRVFNPAYPEGVMLGILLMNVFAPTIDHYVVQANVNRRKKRLKNANPQVETAV
- a CDS encoding Na(+)-translocating NADH-quinone reductase subunit A codes for the protein MSKDIRIKRGLSLRLEGEADKELVKAPRSKTYAIKPPDFHTVVPKMVVKEGAKLLAGDEIFYSKYTDQVRFTTPVSGILKEIKRGDKRKILEVIIEADADDAYRDFGKMNASSADAKDVKERILESGCGAFIYQRPYDIVADPKDTPKAIFISAVTTAPLAADKGFIIKDKVEAFQEGINALKKLTPGKVHLSVDDSSAEYLKNIQGVELHHVKGEHPAGNVGVQIHKIDPLNRGERIWTVGVEDVAIIGDVFLTGEYRANRTVAVTGSEAKDRKYYQTVIGANVSDLIGQAPDSVRIISGDVLTGTQLSNNQYLGFFENEVTLIPEGDNYRMFGWLPFTYNHIHSNSKTSLSWLFPKRKFTPTTNLNGEERALVVTGEMEEVLPMDVYPMQLIKACMAGDIEKMENLGIYEVAPEDFALVEYVNTSKIEIQEVIRLGLDLMITEVG
- a CDS encoding DUF5103 domain-containing protein, producing MKVFLFILFLTATPITGFCQIAEETPPPTFIRTIIFKGDSVENTGNPIIRFGSKISLRFDDIIGDEADYYYTIEHYNFDWTPSQLSKNEYMEGFDDVRITQYTNALNTLQPFTHYELSIPNNNVKQLKVSGNYLLKVFNSSRELLFSRKFMVYEPIAQVSAEIKRSRDLNFIDEKQVVNFSVNSPDLLLKNPDMNVKVSVIQNFNQKLAITHLKPQYTIANELIYRYDSESSFWGGNEFLQFDNKEIRVTTSDIASVELGELYHHYLFLDFTRKNEPYTYNPDINGGFVIRNIQAQNSDIEAEYVWMHFRLKNYDIIEGGEIHMYGGFNNFELDKSTLMTYNEETGYYEGARLFKQGFYNYKYVLLNKDGSIDDGFISGNFDETENTYTIMVYYSPPGARYDRLIGVGYANSRNIRN
- a CDS encoding DUF3667 domain-containing protein; this translates as MLEKNLPKDSLYKYRGETCLNCKLPLERSDHFCPNCGQKNSTRKLNFSDFIVEFFSGLFSYDSRLQRTLRVLLFKPGQISKDYVIGKRMRYANPFRFYLSASIIFFLIAGISENFDGVNLEEQDENFQNEIAKIQKDTLLQSELNEIPALKENNIKLDSLIQNIPGKAKELRESYEDVYVTQKELDDKNYVNRNTTKFTIFYRYYKTTREISPEVAMTELQYEQTNWNYWLYEKAVKFNLIYSNPKIFADYFVSKLPFIIFFYLPVFALFIWLLYLRRPFNYMEHLVFAFHVQTTLFVLYIIAYSIDYLLKTNWAFTLANTVFIFYLYKSMRNFYGQGRVKTILKFILLNIIFFTLAIIAAIIAIIVSFSIF